The following coding sequences lie in one Sorghum bicolor cultivar BTx623 chromosome 6, Sorghum_bicolor_NCBIv3, whole genome shotgun sequence genomic window:
- the LOC8064470 gene encoding actin-related protein 2/3 complex subunit 2B isoform X1: MAFFSSGSRVLVEILTRMQSAERPMPVDHTFFEFGSIRYHVEASVSDPENVFLSISTPSLSHEAAAPSSSSAASRLPELTLQETRKTYGRFAEIVEPPREGYALTLKLNFSGLARPKDRVKAINQVSLLQSVVLSSQLKEMLGSLGSSPGTMRLVYNQREPFFVSRTADETINAIFPMRFRDDTDLAIATSFFQELQDVGNSFAWAPKCSWSPIPPPELRGEKVHHLTTNGGFVSFGVLSRHVRGKRAAKTAWILLNFQSYVKYHIKCTRSHVQSRMRERLETLTEAVQNARLRGTNSHDKKRASQVVKKRSSKRRLVSLAKASKKLHKGFRAVLDKIMKRLRQRIRVKGLDRLRRQFRCRCFAVPRLPAAPPRAHSRSRKAHRYHKLAE; the protein is encoded by the exons ATGGCGTTCTTCAGCAGTGGATCCCGGGTTCTGGTCGAAATCCTGACGAGGATGCAGAG CGCCGAAAGACCAATGCCTGTTGACCACACCTTCTTCGAGTTTGGATCGATTCGATATCATGTGGAG GCTTCAGTGTCGGATCCTGAGAACGTGTTCCTGTCGATATCGACGCCGTCGCTCTCCCACGAGGCGGCTGcaccctcgtcgtcgtcggcggcgagccGCCTGCCTGAACTGACCCTGCAGGAGACGAGGAAGACGTATGGCAGGTTCGCGGAGATCGTGGAGCCGCCGAGGGAAGGATACGCCCTGACGCTCAAGCTCAACTTCTCCGGCCTCGCCCGGCCGAAAG atCGCGTGAAGGCCATTAACCAGGTGTCGCTGCTGCAATCCGTGGTGCTGAGCTCGCAGCTGAAGGAGATGCTGGGGAGCCTCGGCTCGTCGCCGGGCACCATGAGGCTCGTGTACAACCAGAGGGAGCCCTTCTTCGTCAGCAGGACG GCTGATGAGACGATAAACGCCATCTTCCCCATGCGCTTCAGGGACGACACGGACCTGGCCATCGCCACCTCCTTCTTCCAG GAGCTACAGGACGTCGGGAACTCGTTCGCGTGGGCGCCCaagtgcagctggtcgccgATCCCGCCGCCGGAGCTGCGCGGGGAGAAGGTGCACCACCTCACCACCAACGGCGGCTTCGTCTCCTTCG GCGTCCTGTCGCGCCACGTGAGGGGGAAGCGGGCCGCCAAGACCGCGTGGATCCTGCTCAACTTCCAGTCCTACGTCAAGTACCACATCAAG TGCACCCGGAGCCACGTCCAGAGCCGGATGCGGGAGCGGCTGGAGACGCTGACGGAGGCCGTCCAGAACGCGAGGCTACGCGGGACGAATAGCCACGACAAGAAGCGGGCGTCACAAG TTGTGAAGAAGAGGAGCAGCAAGAGACGGCTCGTTAGCCTGGCGAAAGCGAGCAAGAAGCTGCACAAGGGTTTCAGGGCCGTCCTGGACAAGATCATGAAGCGGCTGCGGCAGAGGATCAGGGTGAAAGGCCTGGACCGGCTCCGGCGGCAGTTCCGGTGCCGGTGCTTCGCGGTGCCTAGGCTCCCGGCCGCGCCACCTCGCGCTCACAGTCGCAGCAGGAAGGCGCACAGATACCACAAGCTGGCCGAGTAA
- the LOC8064470 gene encoding actin-related protein 2/3 complex subunit 2B isoform X2: MAFFSSGSRVLVEILTRMQSAERPMPVDHTFFEFGSIRYHVEASVSDPENVFLSISTPSLSHEAAAPSSSSAASRLPELTLQETRKTYGRFAEIVEPPREGYALTLKLNFSGLARPKDRVKAINQVSLLQSVVLSSQLKEMLGSLGSSPGTMRLVYNQREPFFVSRTADETINAIFPMRFRDDTDLAIATSFFQDVGNSFAWAPKCSWSPIPPPELRGEKVHHLTTNGGFVSFGVLSRHVRGKRAAKTAWILLNFQSYVKYHIKCTRSHVQSRMRERLETLTEAVQNARLRGTNSHDKKRASQVVKKRSSKRRLVSLAKASKKLHKGFRAVLDKIMKRLRQRIRVKGLDRLRRQFRCRCFAVPRLPAAPPRAHSRSRKAHRYHKLAE, encoded by the exons ATGGCGTTCTTCAGCAGTGGATCCCGGGTTCTGGTCGAAATCCTGACGAGGATGCAGAG CGCCGAAAGACCAATGCCTGTTGACCACACCTTCTTCGAGTTTGGATCGATTCGATATCATGTGGAG GCTTCAGTGTCGGATCCTGAGAACGTGTTCCTGTCGATATCGACGCCGTCGCTCTCCCACGAGGCGGCTGcaccctcgtcgtcgtcggcggcgagccGCCTGCCTGAACTGACCCTGCAGGAGACGAGGAAGACGTATGGCAGGTTCGCGGAGATCGTGGAGCCGCCGAGGGAAGGATACGCCCTGACGCTCAAGCTCAACTTCTCCGGCCTCGCCCGGCCGAAAG atCGCGTGAAGGCCATTAACCAGGTGTCGCTGCTGCAATCCGTGGTGCTGAGCTCGCAGCTGAAGGAGATGCTGGGGAGCCTCGGCTCGTCGCCGGGCACCATGAGGCTCGTGTACAACCAGAGGGAGCCCTTCTTCGTCAGCAGGACG GCTGATGAGACGATAAACGCCATCTTCCCCATGCGCTTCAGGGACGACACGGACCTGGCCATCGCCACCTCCTTCTTCCAG GACGTCGGGAACTCGTTCGCGTGGGCGCCCaagtgcagctggtcgccgATCCCGCCGCCGGAGCTGCGCGGGGAGAAGGTGCACCACCTCACCACCAACGGCGGCTTCGTCTCCTTCG GCGTCCTGTCGCGCCACGTGAGGGGGAAGCGGGCCGCCAAGACCGCGTGGATCCTGCTCAACTTCCAGTCCTACGTCAAGTACCACATCAAG TGCACCCGGAGCCACGTCCAGAGCCGGATGCGGGAGCGGCTGGAGACGCTGACGGAGGCCGTCCAGAACGCGAGGCTACGCGGGACGAATAGCCACGACAAGAAGCGGGCGTCACAAG TTGTGAAGAAGAGGAGCAGCAAGAGACGGCTCGTTAGCCTGGCGAAAGCGAGCAAGAAGCTGCACAAGGGTTTCAGGGCCGTCCTGGACAAGATCATGAAGCGGCTGCGGCAGAGGATCAGGGTGAAAGGCCTGGACCGGCTCCGGCGGCAGTTCCGGTGCCGGTGCTTCGCGGTGCCTAGGCTCCCGGCCGCGCCACCTCGCGCTCACAGTCGCAGCAGGAAGGCGCACAGATACCACAAGCTGGCCGAGTAA
- the LOC8064468 gene encoding uncharacterized protein LOC8064468 — translation MGCFLACFGGDADRRRRRRKSRRQSPARSPPRSIHVAVAREAADVVVKEVSPPLRGAKPSTLAEAVEVPDEAVGEAADVAANDESLLLSKEVKASTTPSAVVAADEAVTDASPVEELRDLSEQKVLEKQAAPSLSPVKCSPIVAAAVSPQDSVECSPVVAVVVSALDSDLREVNEHGSRSSGKKKVTFDMNVTTYENAVPPDQEEEPPEEDENYVQNTVVLPENHRYRNCSDSDDDVGDEYAEDDVYGDDSDEDEEDFLDCKIDLVDEEEEIRTEENKQESHESLFSLSMSNDQQNDQEVVSPAPKSSGTSVEAESPLIATKKLRDRCQYVHPVLNPVQNLSQWKKVKSLKAQPVHGKLFDKENVNIVPDVGPSPSISSKKEISLDASLSTWLVSSENSTVDKVQSKSPCSISSVNRDERPILGAQTVDDLKQSSTASSPQRSPRTNREGAPILGTVGSYWHCTEQDNEYCSSRSNSGTNGIPNSTSKYREDKRVNWHSTPFNVRLDRALKKTSA, via the exons ATGGGTTGCTTCCTCGCCTGCTTCGGCGGCGACGCcgaccggcgccggcgccgccggaagtcgCGGAGGCAGTCTCCCGCGAGGTCTCCGCCGCGGTCGATTCAT GTTGCGGTGGCCCGCGAGGCGGCGGATGTGGTGGTGAAGGAGGTGTCGCCGCCGTTGCGCGGGGCGAAGCCCTCGACGCTGGCGGAGGCCGTGGAGGTCCCGGACGAGGCGGTCGGCGAGGCTGCGGATGTGGCGGCGAACGACGAGTCGCTGCTGCTGTCCAAGGAGGTGAAGGCTTCAACGACGCCGTCGGCTGTGGTGGCCGCGGATGAGGCGGTCACCGACGCGAGCCCCGTCGAGGAGCTCAG GGATTTGAGTGAGCAAAAGGTGTTAGAGAAGCAAGCCGCACCATCACTCTCCCCAGTGAAATGTTCTCCTATTGTGGCAGCAGCTGTTTCCCCACAGGATTCAGTGGAGTGTTCTCCTGTTGTGGCAGTAGTAGTTTCAGCTCTGGATTCAGATCTCAG GGAGGTGAACGAACATGGCAGTCGGAGCAGTGGCAAGAAGAAAGTAACGTTCGACATGAATGTCACAACATATGAAAATGCAGTACCACCTGACCAAGAGGAGGAACCACCAGAGGAAGATGAAAACTATGTGCAGAATACTGTTGTTCTTCCAGAGAATCATCGTTACCGGAATTGTTctgacagtgatgatgatgttggagaTGAGTATGCTGAGGATGATGTCTatggtgatgatagtgatgaagatgaggaggatTTTCTGGACTGCAAGATTGATTTggttgatgaggaggaggaaATTAGAACTGAAGAGAACAAGCAGGAGTCTCACGAATCCCTATTCTCACTGTCAATGTCTAATGATCAGCAAAATGACCAAGAAGTTGTCAGTCCTGCACCCAAGAGCAGTGGTACCTCTGTAGAGGCAGAGAGCCCTCTAATTGCGACAAAGAAACTCCGTGATAGATGCCAGTATGTTCATCCTGTGCTAAACCCGGTTCAGAATCTGTCACAGTGGAAGAAAGTCAAGAGTCTCAAGGCCCAACCAGTGCATGGTAAATTGTTCGATAAGGAgaatgtaaacatagtgccagATGTAGGTCCAAGCCCCAGCATATCGAGCAAAAAGGAAATTTCTCTGGACGCTAGCCTCTCTACCTGGTTGGTTTCTTCTGAAAACTCAACAGTGGACAAGGTGCAAAGCAAATCTCCTTGTTCCATCTCGTCAGTAAACCGAGATGAAAGGCCTATCCTGGGTGCTCAGACTGTTGATGACCTGAAGCAATCATCGACTGCATCATCTCCACAAAGATCTCCAAGAACTAACCGTGAGGGGGCTCCGATCTTGGGTACAGTTGGAAGTTACTGGCATTGCACAGAGCAGGACAATGAGTACTGTTCTTCTAGATCCAATTCAGGAACTAATGGGATTCCCAATTCAACAAGCAAGTACAGAGAG GACAAAAGGGTGAACTGGCACTCGACTCCCTTTAATGTCAGGCTGGATAGGGCTCTGAAGAAAACTTCTGCTTGA
- the LOC8064469 gene encoding protein ECERIFERUM 1, which produces MATRPGPLTEWPWQWMGNFKYLVLVPAVLHTAHRVATKGWGDLDPAYATMLPALLLRMIHNQIWISLSRYQTARRKNVIVDRSIEFEQVDRERSWDDQIIFNGLEFYLAYAMIPNVRLLPIWRTDGAIVTVLLHMGPVEFLYYWFHRALHHHFLYSRYHSHHHASIVTEPITSVIHPFAEHVVYFMLFSIPTLTPIFMGCGSVLGIVLYIAYIDFMNNMGHCNFELVPKWIFKAFPPLKYLMYTPSFHSLHHTQFRTNYSLFMPFYDYMYNTMDKSSDELYEKSLKVTDETPDLVHLTHMTTLQSTYHLRIGIASIASKPSNKPVWYSWMIWPVAFLSMVLAWVYGSSAFVIERLQMKKFKMQTWAIPRYNFQYGMTLERESINSLIEKAILDADERGVKVLSLGLLNQAKTLNRSGELFIQKYPKLRVRLVDGSGLATAVVLKSIPFGTKKVFLSRITSKVAQGTAIALCEIGIQVIMNQKKEHDMLKSRLPEGRTVYLKFSNKDIPKIWIGDNIDDKQQQRAPKGTTFIPTSQFPLKKIRRDCTYLSTPAMKIPETMENVHTCENWLPRRVMSAWRIAGILHALEGWDMHESGDDMMDIDKTWSAAIKHGFAPLTKY; this is translated from the exons ATGGCAACACGCCCGGGACCTTTGACAGAATGGCCATGGCAATGGATGGGGAACTTCAAG TACCTGGTCCTGGTACCTGCGGTGCTGCACACTGCCCACAGGGTCGCAACCAAGGGGTGGGGAGACCTTGACCCAGCATATGCCACCATGTTACCAGCCCTTCTGCTGAGGATGATCCACAACCAAATCTGGATCAGCTTGTCTCGCTATCAGACCGCTCGCAGAAAGAACGTGATTGTGGACCGTAGTATTGAGTTCGAGCAGGTGGACCGGGAGAGGTCCTG GGATGACCAGATCATCTTCAATGGGCTCGAGTTCTATCTGGCCTATGCAATGATCCCGAATGTCAGGCTCCTTCCGATCTGGAGAACTGATGGGGCCATCGTCACTGTGCTGCTTCACATGGGGCCTGTTGAGTTCCTCTACTACTGGTTCCATAGAGCCTTGCACCACCATTTCCTCTACTCTCGCTACCACTCACACCACCATGCCTCCATCGTCACAGAACCCATAACCT CTGTCATCCATCCATTTGCTGAACATGTGGTATATTTCATGTTGTTTTCAATCCCGACATTAACACCCATTTTTATGGGCTGTGGTTCTGTTCTGGGCATTGTCTTGTACATTGCGTACATTGACTTCATGAATAATATGGGGCACTGCAATTTTGAACTGGTACCAAAGTGGATCTTCAAAGCCTTCCCTCCTCTGAAGTATCTCATGTACACCCCATC GTTTCACTCTCTACATCACACCCAGTTCCGCACAAACTACTCACTGTTCATGCCATTCTACGACTACATGTACAACACCATGGACAAGTCAAGCGATGAGCTGTATGAGAAATCACTGAAAGTCACAGATGAAACACCAGATCTGGTTCACCTGACACATATGACCACCTTGCAATCGACTTATCATCTAAGGATTGGGATTGCCTCCATTGCTTCCAAACCATCCAACAAGCCAGTATGGTATAGCTGGATGATATGGCCTGTGGCTTTTCTATCAATGGTATTAGCATGGGTTTATGGATCGTCTGCATTTGTCATTGAGAGACTCCAAATGAAGAAGTTCAAGATGCAGACATGGGCAATACCAAGATACAACTTCCAA TATGGCATGACTTTGGAAAGAGAATCCATTAATAGCTTGATCGAAAAGGCAATATTAGATGCTGATGAAAGGGGGGTCAAGGTGCTCAGTCTAGGACTACTAAATCAG GCAAAGACACTTAATAGAAGCGGCGAactatttatacaaaaatatccaaaactAAGAGTGCGACTTGTTGATGGAAGTGGCCTAGCAACTGCAGTGGTGCTCAAGAGCATCCCTTTTGGTACGAAGAAAGTGTTTCTTTCAAGAATTACTTCCAAGGTAGCCCAGGGAACAGCTATCGCCTTATGTGAGATAGGTATCCAG GTAATCATGAATCAAAAGAAGGAACATGACATGCTCAAGTCACGACTTCCAGAGGGTAGAACTGTCTACCTAAAATTCTCCAATAAAGACATACCTAAG ATCTGGATAGGAGATAACATAGATGATAAACAGCAACAGAGGGCACCAAAAGGAACAACGTTCATTCCTACATCACAGTTTCCACTTAAGAAGATCCGCAGGGATTGCACTTACTTGAGTACTCCGGCAATGAAGATCCCAGAGACAATGGAAAATGTTCACACCTGTGAG AATTGGCTGCCCAGAAGGGTCATGAGTGCCTGGCGTATTGCTGGAATACTGCATGCTCTGGAAGGTTGGGATATGCATGAGAGCGGCGACGATATGATGGACATCGATAAGACTTGGTCGGCAGCTATTAAGCACGGATTTGCTCCTCTGACAAAATATTGA
- the LOC110436497 gene encoding uncharacterized protein LOC110436497, with protein MPSVADALAADEAIVFSVIKTLVDLSPEYLIGAPDSVRERVALRGLEKHGTFADAAEGAAAVAPPPSKILRVDAVRSCEDLLVELTEQVGSSGIRDIIMPFRQDIQNFICIKKPTLPESSLELLREVDPEIQSMAASSSVEQNGIKKHDNHQSLCNVHHLNSNIDTPRPTIASIELQPGNLTNLVNNLEKDRRTW; from the exons ATGCCCTCGGTCGCTGATGCCCTCGCTGCCGATGAGGCCATCGTTTTCTCCGTAATAAAGA CGCTGGTGGACCTCTCGCCTGAGTACCTCATCGGCGCCCCAGATTCCGTGCGGGAGCGGGTGGCGCTCCGGGGCCTCGAGAAGCATGGAACCTTCGCCGACGCCGCCGAAGGTGCTGCTGCAGTGGCGCCACCTCCGTCGAAGATTCTTAGGGTTGACGCCGTCCGCTCTTGCGAGGACTTGCTGGTTGAGCTCACCGAGCAG GTTGGAAGCTCTGGAATTCGGGATATAATTATGCCTTTTAGACAAGATATTCAAAACTTTATTTGTATCAAGAAACCTACACTACCAGAGTCTTCTTTGGAATTG CTTAGAGAAGTGGACCCAGAGATCCAATCTATGGCTGCATCATCATCAGTGGAGCAGAATGGTATCAAGAAACACGACAATCATCAGTCCTTATGCAATGTCCACCATCTTAACTCCAATATTGATACACCTAGGCCCACTATTGCCAGTATTGAGCTTCAGCCTGGGAATTTAACAAATTTAGTCAACAACCTTGAAAAAG ACAGAAGGACCTGGTGA